The following coding sequences are from one Dama dama isolate Ldn47 chromosome 8, ASM3311817v1, whole genome shotgun sequence window:
- the LOC133060384 gene encoding prefoldin subunit 5-like — MLKNQLDQEVEFLSMSIAQLKVVQTKYVEAKDCLNVLKKNNEGKELLVPLMSSVYVPGKLHDVEHVLIDVGTGYYVEKTAEDAKDFFKRKIDFLTKQMEKIQPALQEKHAMKQAVMEMMSQKIQQLTTLGAAQATTKA; from the coding sequence ATGCTCAAGAACCAGCTGGACCAGGAAGTGGAGTTCTTGTCCATGTCCATTGCCCAGCTCAAGGTGGTTCAGACCAAGTATGTGGAAGCCAAGGACTGTCTGAACGTGTTGAAGAAAAACAACGAGGGGAAAGAATTACTTGTCCCACTGATGAGTTCTGTGTATGTCCCTGGGAAGCTACATGATGTGGAACATGTGCTTATCGATGTGGGAACTGGCTACTATGTAGAGAAGACAGCTGAGGATGCCAAGGACTTCTTCAAGAGGAAGATAGACTTCCTTACCAAGCAAATGGAAAAAATCCAGCCAGCTCTGCAGGAGAAGCACGCCATGAAACAGGCTGTCATGGAGATGATGAGCCAGAAGATTCAGCAGCTCACAACCCTGGGAGCAGCTCAGGCTACCACCAAGGCCTGA